The Mesorhizobium sp. AR02 genomic interval CCGCCCACAGAAACCAAACCTGCGAAGAAGAGCGCCGTCGGCGTCAAGGTCCCGCACACGATGACGGAAAGGCTGCTGATCCTTTTGTCCCGCTATCGCGAGGCCAGCATCGCCGTCGTCGCCATCGTGCTCGTCATCTATTTCCAGTTCGGCAGCGATGGCGGTTTCCTGTCGCCGCAATTCATGAGCGTGGTGCTGCGCGACACCGGCCGGCTCGGCCTGATCGCCGCCGCCGAGGTGATGCTGATGATCACCGGCGAGATCGACCTGTCGCTCAGCGCCATCTTCTCGATCGCCCCCTATGTCATGGCGCTGCTGTCGGTCACATATGGCGTGCCGCTGGCCGTCGGCGCGCTGATCGGCGTGCTGATCGGCATACTGGTCGGCGCCATCAACGGCATCATCACCGTGCGCTTCAAGGTGCCGTCGCTGATCACCACCGTCGGCATGCTGTTCTTCCTGCAAGGCATCGTCGTCTCGATCTACAACAGCCAGCCGATCGTGGCGCCGGTCGAGCAACCCTTCAACGCCATCCTCGGCCAGAGCCTCTACCAGCCGTCGGATACGCTCTTGTCCTGGCACGGCATTACGGCGTTCACGCCCTTCCTGTGGGCGGTGCTGGTCGTGCTGGTGCTGGCGCTGGTGCTGAACCGCACGACTTTCGGCCTGCACACCATCGCGACTGGAAGCAACATCATCGGCGCCCGCGAGATCGGCGTGCGCACCGACCGCATGAAGATCTACAATTTCATGATCGCCGGCGGCTGTGCGGCCTTTGCCGGCATCATCAACACCGCCCAGTTCACCTCGGCCGACCCGCAGGCCGGCAGCCCGTTCCTCACCTTGCAGGCGATCGCGGCCGCGGTCATCGGCGGCACCTCGCTGCTGGGCGGCTCCGGCACCGTCATCGGCGCGCTGATCGGCGCCTTCGTCGTCGCCTCGCTCAACAACGGCCTGGTGATGATCGGCGCCCAGGCCACCGTATCCGACATCTATCTCGGCGCGGCCATCATCGCCGCGATGATCCTCTCAATCCAGGTCGACCGCCTGCGCACACGGAGGCGCGTATGAACACGCAAGATATTCCACCCCTCAGCAAGGATTCGCCCGTCGTGCTGGAGATGTCCAACATCTCCAAGAGTTTCGGCGCCGTCACCGCCCTCGTCGATGTCTCGATCAAATTACGCCAGGGTGAAGTCCTGGCGCTGGTCGGCGACAATGGTGCCGGCAAGTCGACGCTGATCAAGATCCTGTCCGGCTTCCACCAGCCCGATACCGGCACGATCGTCTCGCAAGGCAAGGAGGTGCGTTTCGCCTCGCCGCGCGATGCGCGCGCCCAAGGCATCGAAACCGTTTATCAGGACCTGGCTCTGATCGGCGACCTCAGCGTCTTCCACAACATGTTTCTGGGCCGCGAGTACCACAAGCGCTTCCTTGGCCTGAACCTGCTGGACAACAGGAAGATGCGCGAACAGGCCCAGCTCTATCTCGATACGCTCGGCATCTCGATCCCCAGCGTCAACAGCACGGTCGACCTCCTGTCGGGCGGACAGCGCCAGTGCATCGCGGTCGCCCGCTCGATCTATTCGTCACCCAGGATTCTGGTGCTTGACGAACCGCTGGCGGCACTGGGCGTGCGTGAGAGCGCGCATGTGCTGGGCCTGATCCAGAATTTGCGCCAGCAGCGCCAGGTCTCGGTGATCCTGATCGTCCACAACTACAACCAGATTTTCGAAGTCTGCGACCGCATCAACTTCCTGCATTCGGGCGAGGTCGCGCTCGACGCCTCCACGGCCGACACCAGCGAGGAGGAATTGATCCGCATCGTCAAATCGGGCCTCGGCCGCAAGGCGATCGACGCCGCCGCGGCCGAAGTGCGGCCGGGCCTCGTATGAACCCGCCGTCGGCAAACGCCACCGCCGCCAAAATCCCTGCCGACAAGACCATCCACTTGCCGGCTCCCTACATGGAGTGCTTGTTTTGACGTTCTCACCCACCGAACTGACCAGATCCCTTGGCCGCGGGCTGCTGTCCTTTCCGCTGACCTTCTTCGACGATGACGGCGCCTTCAACGAAGCCGGCTATCGCGCCCATGTCGCCAGCCAAGGCGATGCCGGCGCGAGCGGGCTTTTTGCCGCCGGCGGCACGGGCGAATTCTTTTCGCTGACGCTCGAGGAGTACAAGCGCGTCGTGCGGGCGGCGTCTGACGAGGTGCCCGATCATCTGCCGTTGCTGGCCGGCGTCGGCTACGGCACGCATATGGCGGTGGAATTCGCCAAGGCCGCTGAAGCCAATGGCGCCGATGGACTGCTGGTGCTGCCGCCCTATTTGGTCAAGTCCGAGCAGGAAGGCCTGCGCCGCCACTTGACGGCCATCTGCCGTTCGGTCGGCATCGGCGTCATCGCCTACAACAGGGACAATGCGGTGCTGACGCCCGAGACGCTTGAGCGCCTGGCGCAGGATTGTCCGAACCTGATCGGTCTCAAGGACGGCGTCGGCGACATCGAGCTTCTCACCGCCTTGCGCTACCGCATGGACGATCGCCTGATCTTCATCGGCGGCATGCCGACGGCCGAAGTCCATGCCACTGCCGCGGCGGCCATCGGCATGACGACCTATTCGTCGGCGATCTACAATTTCGCGCCCGAGATTGCGCTGCGCTTCTTCAATGCGCTGCGCGCCGGGCGCACGACCGAGGTCGGTGATGTCATCCGCTCGTTCTTCCTGCCCTACCTCGCCATCCGCAACCGGCGCGCCGGCTATGCCGTGTCGATCGTCAAGGCCGGCGCGCGCATTGCCGGGATCGACTGCGGCCCGGTGAGGTCACCGCTTCTGGACCTGACTGATGATGAGGAGCGGCAGCTCGCGGCGCTCATGCAGTCCTGCAAAATGCCGGTCGCGGAGCTGGCGTAGGACGGGATGATCTGCGGAAGCGGATCGAAGACCGGAGTTGACGGCTTGCTACGATCTGGCGTGACCATCGACCATGCGGCGATAGCGTTCCCGCCCGGCTTCGAGATGTTCGCGCAAGGTGAAGCGGGCGGCTTCGACATTCTGCCGCTCGATGGCCTGATAGATGCGGCGGTGCTCCATCTGGACCTGCTCCAGATAGTGCCGCCGCTGCTCCGGCGTTTCGTCCCGCGGGCGGATCGATTGGCGAGGAATGACGACAGGTCCGAGAAAATGCATGAAGCGCTCGAAATAGGGATTGCCGGTGGCCGAGGCGATCGCCCGGTGGAAGGCAAAATCCGGCTCGATGGCGCTCTCTCCCGCTGCGATCGACGCATCGATGGCGTCAAGACAATCGCGCATGCGGGCAAGGTCGTCGTCGCTGCGCTTCTCGGCGGCGATGCCGGCGGCTTCCTGTTCCACAGCAAGCCGAAGCTGCAGCACGTTCTGGACTTCCGTCAGCGAGTGCAGCTCGTCGGAGACGATGCGGAACGTGGTGCTGGCCTGATGGTCGGCGACGAACACGCCGGATCCCTGTCGGCTGACGACAAGGCCCTCCGATCGAAGAGAAGCCATGGCTTCGCGGATCACCGTGCGGCTGACACCGAATTGCGCGATCAGTTCCTGCTCGGTCGGCAGTTTCTCGCCGCTCGTCAGATGGCCGGCACGTATTTCGCGCGCAAACCAGTCGGCAACCTGCGCCGTGCGGCTGATCTGCGGGGGAAGGCCAAAGGAACGTTTCATCGCCACCAAGCAATAAACGAACCGCCGTCCTTGGCAACCCATTATTTATACGGTGATATGATGACATTTGCGACGCGTTTGCCGCGACCAGCCTTCATTCGCCTTGCCAGCTCCGCGCGAACATATCTGCGGCCTCAGCGAAAGGACAGGGCGTGATGATCCCCGACAAACCGGTGCTGTTGACCGGAGCCTCCGGCACGATTGGACGGCTGCTCTCAGCCCGGCTGGCGGCGCTGGGCTGGACCTTGCGGCTCACCGATGTCGTGCCGTTGCCGATCCCGCTGCCGCCAAACGCAAGCTTCACCATCGCCGATCTCGAGGACCAGCGGGCGGTGAACGATCTGGCGGAGGGTTGCGGCCTGATCCTGCATTTCGGCGGCATCTCCACCGAGCAATCCTTCGAGACCGTGCTTGGCCCCAATTTTCGCGGCACCTACCACGTCTACGAGGCGGCGCGCAGCCAGAAGGCGCGCGTGGTCTTCCCGTCTTCGGTGCATGCGGTCGGGCTCTACGAGCGGACGGAAATCCTCGACCAGGACTGCCTGCTGCGCCCGGACGGCTATTACGGCCTGTCGAAGGCCTATGGCGAGATGCTGGCGCGGCTCTACTTCGACAAGCATGCGGTGGAAAGCGTGCTGATCCGTATCGGTTCGGTGTTGCCCGAGGTGCCCGACGAACGCATCCTGTCGACCTGGATATCGCACGACGATTTTGTCCGCCTGATCGAGCGCTGTGCCGAAGCGGAGCGCGTCGACTGCTCCGTCATCTGGGGCCAGTCCAACAACAGCCGTGGTTTCTGGCGGCACGATGCCCGCAAGAAGATCGGCTGGACGCCGCTCGACAGTTCCGACAACCAGGCCGAGCGCGTGCGCGGCAAGGTGACGGACAACCCAGTGGTCGAGCGCTACCAGGGCGGCAAGTTCATTTTGGTGGACTACAGCCGCGATGATTTTCCGCCAAGCGCGATGTTTCCGGCGGAGTGAGGTTGTTGCGCTGTCAGACTATCGCCTATGGCGCTCCCCCTCTCCGTCTCGGCTTCGCCGAGCCACCTCTCCCCCGCTCCCGCGGGGGCGAGGAACCCAAGCCTTTGAAGGCCGCGCCCTCTGCGATTAGCGTTTCCTCGCCCCCATGAAATGGGGGAGAGGTGGCTCGGGCGAAGCCCGAGACGGAGAGAGGGGGCTGGCGCGACCGTATGCGATTATCCTACTTACGCCGTCGGCAGCTTCCGCCCCACAATCAGATCTGCCGCCTTCTCGGCGATCATGATGACGGCGGCGTTGGTGTTCGAAGACACGATGCTCGGCATGACCGAACTGTCGCAGACACGCAGACCCTGAAGGCCGCGCACACGAAGCTCGGGATCGACGACGCTGTCGGCATCGCCGCCCATGCGGCATGAGCCGACCGGGTGGTAGGCGCTGCGACCGTGTTCGCGGGCGAAGGCTTCGAGCGCCGCGCGTCCCTGCATTGCCGCGCCCGGAAGGTGCTCGCGGCTGATGTATTTTGAAAAAGCCGGCTGCGACAGGATCTCGCGGCTGATTTCGATACCGTCAATGGCGCGCTCCAGATCGTAGCGCTCGGCGAAGGGATTGGGATCGATGATCGGCTTGTCGCGCAAATCCGCCGAGCGCAGCGTGACGCTGCCGCGCGAACGGGGGCGGACATGGTAGGAATTCAGCGTACAGCCATTGCCGCCGGGCACCGAGCCGATGCCTTCCTCGACGCCGGCGCCGGGCAGGAAATGGAACTGGATGTCGGGCGTCTTCTCCGCACGGTCGCCCCACCAGAAGCCACCGGCCTCGACGATGTTGGACGCCACCGGCCCCTTGCCGAACAGCGCGTATTCCAGGCCGGCGACGGCCTGCCAGCGCTTCTTCTTGTAGCGGTCGATGCCATGCGGCCCGTTGAGCTCGGCGACGACGTCGACATCCATGTGATCATGCAGGTTCTGGCCGACGGCGGCGAGATCATGGACCACCTCGATGCCATGCTCGCCGAGATGCGCGGCCGGGCCGATGCCGGACAGCATCAACAGCTTCGGCGAGCCGATGGCGCCAGCGGTGACGATCACCTCGCGCTCGGCGCGCAAGAGTTCGCTACGGCCGTTGGCGATGATCTCGACGCCGATGGCGCGGCCGTTCTCGACGACGATGCGGCCGACCGTCGCGTCGGTGCGCAGCCTCAAATTCCTGCGGCCAAGCGCCGGCTTGAGATAGGCGACCGCCGTGCTTGAGCGTTTCCCCTGACGGGTCGTCGTCTGGTAGAAGCCGGTGCCTGCCTGCTCGCCGGCATTGAAGTCGGCGCGAAAGGGAAGACCCGCCTGCTGCGCCGCCTTGACGAAGATGCGGGTCAGCGGATGCGGGGCGCCGCTGGAAACGCCGAGCGGTCCATCGATGCCGTGCTCACGGCCGGCGAAGGTGTCGTTGCCCTCGGAGCGGATGAAATAGGGCAGCACCTCGGTGTAACTCCACCCCACGCAGCCATCGTCAGCCGCCCAGCCGTCGTAATCCTGCGGGCAACCACGCGTGAAGACCTGGGCGTTGATCGAGGAGCCGCCGCCGAGCACCCGCGCCTGCGGATAGACCATGATGCGGCCGTCGATCGCCTTGCCGGGGGCGGTGTCATAGCCCCAGATCAGCGGTCCCGACGTCATCTTGAAGAAGCCGACCGGCAGATGGATGTAGCGATCGGTGTCGGGCGGACCGGCCTCGGCCAAGGTGACCGACACGTCCGGATCCTCGCTCAGCCTGGCGGCCAGAATACAGCCGGCCGAGCCGCCGCCGACGATGATGTAGTCAGACATTCTCACTCCCTTGGCAGCGCGAAATCAGTGCCCTGCTCTCCTCCACGCAACGATCTCAAGTCGCTTGTGTCGCGTCAAGAGAAAGGGTATGGTTATCGTGTTGAAGGGTTGTCGTACAAGTGGAGGAGCTTGGCAATCCATCGATCGGAGGCCCGGCCGCGCCGTCAGCGCATGCCGCCGGGCGGGAAACAGAATTCAATCGGGAGGTTCGAACAATGAAGGACAAGACAGATTTTACGCTTACCGGCAGGGTCAACCGCCGGACGCTGATGATGGGCGCCACCGCCGGCGTGGCGGCGCTCGCCATGCCGACTGTATTGCGCGCCGCCGACAAACCGACGCTGGTGACGTCGATCCGCTCGCTCTCCAACCCCTACCACGCGGTGTGGAAGACGGGTGCGGAGGCCTATGCCAAATGGGCGGGGCTGGAACACGTCACACTGGTTTCGGAAGGCAACAGCGAGAAGGGCATTGCCGACATCAAGGCGATGCTGGCCAAGACCGGCGGCAATATGGTGCTGAATTCCGATCCCAATGACACGCCGGATGCGCGCCCCATCGTCGAGGCCTGCGCCAAGGCCGGCGCCTATGTCGTGACGCAATGGAACAAGCCGGCGGATCTGCATCCGAAGGACTTCAACCCAAACTATGTCTCGCATATCGAGTTCGACGGCATCGCCAGCGGCAAGACCATTGCCGAGATCCTGTTCAAGACTATCGGCGGCAAGGGCGGCATCGTCGCGCTCGGCGGCCTGATCTCGACCACGGCGGCGATCGAACGCAAGAAGGGGCTCGACGCCGCACTCGCCGCCAATCCCGACATCAAGCTGCTCGACTTCCAGGTCGCCAACTGGAAATCGACCGAGGCCTTCGACCTGATGGGCAATCTGCTCACCCGCTTCGGCGACGACATCAAGGGCATCTGGGCCGCCAATGACGATATGGGCTCCGGCGCCTTGGAAGCGTTGCGCGCCGAAAACCTTGCCGGCAAGGTGCCGATCGTCGGCGTCGACGGCATCAAGACGGCGGTCGACGCGGTGCGCACCGGCGAGTTTGCCTGCACCGTCACCTCGGATCCGTTCTGGCAGGGCGGCATGGGACTGGCCATCGGCTACAACGCCAAGATCGGCAAGTTCGACCCGACCAAGGAGCCGCCGGAACATCGTGAATTCTACGGCAAGGCGGTGCTGATCTCGCACGACAATGTCGAGGAATATTATAAGACCAATGTCGATTCCAAACCTGAGATCGACTGGAACGACCTCTGGGGCCGGGTGACCGGAGCGATCCGGACCTGACCGCCGGGCGGGCCGCTGCTCCCTGGCGGCCCGCTCCCCTTTTCAGCAGACGGGAAGCGGTTTCTTGACAATCCATACAGAACCCCTGAAGTCCGTTTCGGACATCGAGCGGACGACGCTTATGAC includes:
- a CDS encoding sugar ABC transporter substrate-binding protein yields the protein MKDKTDFTLTGRVNRRTLMMGATAGVAALAMPTVLRAADKPTLVTSIRSLSNPYHAVWKTGAEAYAKWAGLEHVTLVSEGNSEKGIADIKAMLAKTGGNMVLNSDPNDTPDARPIVEACAKAGAYVVTQWNKPADLHPKDFNPNYVSHIEFDGIASGKTIAEILFKTIGGKGGIVALGGLISTTAAIERKKGLDAALAANPDIKLLDFQVANWKSTEAFDLMGNLLTRFGDDIKGIWAANDDMGSGALEALRAENLAGKVPIVGVDGIKTAVDAVRTGEFACTVTSDPFWQGGMGLAIGYNAKIGKFDPTKEPPEHREFYGKAVLISHDNVEEYYKTNVDSKPEIDWNDLWGRVTGAIRT
- a CDS encoding ABC transporter permease, coding for MPPTETKPAKKSAVGVKVPHTMTERLLILLSRYREASIAVVAIVLVIYFQFGSDGGFLSPQFMSVVLRDTGRLGLIAAAEVMLMITGEIDLSLSAIFSIAPYVMALLSVTYGVPLAVGALIGVLIGILVGAINGIITVRFKVPSLITTVGMLFFLQGIVVSIYNSQPIVAPVEQPFNAILGQSLYQPSDTLLSWHGITAFTPFLWAVLVVLVLALVLNRTTFGLHTIATGSNIIGAREIGVRTDRMKIYNFMIAGGCAAFAGIINTAQFTSADPQAGSPFLTLQAIAAAVIGGTSLLGGSGTVIGALIGAFVVASLNNGLVMIGAQATVSDIYLGAAIIAAMILSIQVDRLRTRRRV
- a CDS encoding ATP-binding cassette domain-containing protein — protein: MNTQDIPPLSKDSPVVLEMSNISKSFGAVTALVDVSIKLRQGEVLALVGDNGAGKSTLIKILSGFHQPDTGTIVSQGKEVRFASPRDARAQGIETVYQDLALIGDLSVFHNMFLGREYHKRFLGLNLLDNRKMREQAQLYLDTLGISIPSVNSTVDLLSGGQRQCIAVARSIYSSPRILVLDEPLAALGVRESAHVLGLIQNLRQQRQVSVILIVHNYNQIFEVCDRINFLHSGEVALDASTADTSEEELIRIVKSGLGRKAIDAAAAEVRPGLV
- a CDS encoding GMC family oxidoreductase, translated to MSDYIIVGGGSAGCILAARLSEDPDVSVTLAEAGPPDTDRYIHLPVGFFKMTSGPLIWGYDTAPGKAIDGRIMVYPQARVLGGGSSINAQVFTRGCPQDYDGWAADDGCVGWSYTEVLPYFIRSEGNDTFAGREHGIDGPLGVSSGAPHPLTRIFVKAAQQAGLPFRADFNAGEQAGTGFYQTTTRQGKRSSTAVAYLKPALGRRNLRLRTDATVGRIVVENGRAIGVEIIANGRSELLRAEREVIVTAGAIGSPKLLMLSGIGPAAHLGEHGIEVVHDLAAVGQNLHDHMDVDVVAELNGPHGIDRYKKKRWQAVAGLEYALFGKGPVASNIVEAGGFWWGDRAEKTPDIQFHFLPGAGVEEGIGSVPGGNGCTLNSYHVRPRSRGSVTLRSADLRDKPIIDPNPFAERYDLERAIDGIEISREILSQPAFSKYISREHLPGAAMQGRAALEAFAREHGRSAYHPVGSCRMGGDADSVVDPELRVRGLQGLRVCDSSVMPSIVSSNTNAAVIMIAEKAADLIVGRKLPTA
- the kdgD gene encoding 5-dehydro-4-deoxyglucarate dehydratase; the encoded protein is MTFSPTELTRSLGRGLLSFPLTFFDDDGAFNEAGYRAHVASQGDAGASGLFAAGGTGEFFSLTLEEYKRVVRAASDEVPDHLPLLAGVGYGTHMAVEFAKAAEANGADGLLVLPPYLVKSEQEGLRRHLTAICRSVGIGVIAYNRDNAVLTPETLERLAQDCPNLIGLKDGVGDIELLTALRYRMDDRLIFIGGMPTAEVHATAAAAIGMTTYSSAIYNFAPEIALRFFNALRAGRTTEVGDVIRSFFLPYLAIRNRRAGYAVSIVKAGARIAGIDCGPVRSPLLDLTDDEERQLAALMQSCKMPVAELA
- a CDS encoding FadR/GntR family transcriptional regulator translates to MKRSFGLPPQISRTAQVADWFAREIRAGHLTSGEKLPTEQELIAQFGVSRTVIREAMASLRSEGLVVSRQGSGVFVADHQASTTFRIVSDELHSLTEVQNVLQLRLAVEQEAAGIAAEKRSDDDLARMRDCLDAIDASIAAGESAIEPDFAFHRAIASATGNPYFERFMHFLGPVVIPRQSIRPRDETPEQRRHYLEQVQMEHRRIYQAIERQNVEAARFTLREHLEAGRERYRRMVDGHARS
- a CDS encoding NAD-dependent epimerase/dehydratase family protein, which codes for MIPDKPVLLTGASGTIGRLLSARLAALGWTLRLTDVVPLPIPLPPNASFTIADLEDQRAVNDLAEGCGLILHFGGISTEQSFETVLGPNFRGTYHVYEAARSQKARVVFPSSVHAVGLYERTEILDQDCLLRPDGYYGLSKAYGEMLARLYFDKHAVESVLIRIGSVLPEVPDERILSTWISHDDFVRLIERCAEAERVDCSVIWGQSNNSRGFWRHDARKKIGWTPLDSSDNQAERVRGKVTDNPVVERYQGGKFILVDYSRDDFPPSAMFPAE